The proteins below are encoded in one region of Sphingobacterium sp. R2:
- a CDS encoding YhdH/YhfP family quinone oxidoreductase, translating to MRNTFRALMITESEGIFKSKVEDVPFDQITENDVLIKVAYSSVNYKDALSASGNRGVTRNFPHIPGIDAVGKVVSSRSSRFNKGDNVIVTGYDLGMNTWGGFGQYISVPAEWIIPLPARLTPLEAMSFGTAGLTAGISVYNLIKSGISPRSGKIIVSGATGGVGSLSAAILSKNGYDVVAISGKSTDHFQRTLGVSEVISREDFIAKYDARAMSSSDFAAGIDCVGGKILSGIIKSLHYNGVVTCCGNVASGDLNTSIYPFILRGVKLIGIDSVEQPLQFKEEIWNLLANDFKPNFLSEMVDIISIDELPDVLNTLLEGRANRRYVVKH from the coding sequence ATGCGTAATACATTCAGAGCCTTAATGATCACAGAAAGTGAAGGAATTTTTAAAAGTAAAGTTGAAGATGTCCCTTTCGATCAGATAACCGAAAACGATGTACTGATTAAAGTAGCGTATTCATCCGTAAATTACAAAGATGCGCTATCTGCTTCGGGGAACAGAGGTGTGACGAGAAATTTTCCTCATATACCAGGAATAGATGCCGTAGGAAAGGTCGTTTCTTCTAGATCCAGTCGATTCAATAAGGGAGATAATGTGATTGTAACAGGGTATGATTTGGGAATGAATACTTGGGGAGGATTTGGCCAATATATTAGTGTTCCAGCGGAGTGGATCATCCCATTACCAGCGCGACTAACCCCATTGGAAGCCATGTCTTTTGGTACGGCAGGTTTGACGGCTGGTATTTCTGTTTATAACTTGATTAAATCAGGAATTAGCCCTAGAAGCGGAAAAATAATAGTAAGTGGTGCTACCGGGGGGGTGGGGAGTCTTTCTGCGGCTATTTTATCAAAGAATGGGTACGATGTCGTAGCCATATCCGGGAAGAGCACGGATCATTTTCAGCGTACTCTTGGTGTTTCTGAAGTCATATCAAGAGAAGATTTTATTGCAAAATATGATGCACGTGCCATGTCAAGTAGCGATTTTGCAGCGGGTATTGACTGTGTAGGGGGGAAGATCTTATCGGGAATAATAAAATCATTGCATTATAACGGAGTAGTAACCTGTTGTGGAAATGTGGCTTCTGGAGATCTAAATACCAGCATATATCCCTTTATTTTAAGAGGCGTCAAGTTGATCGGAATAGATTCAGTAGAGCAACCATTACAATTTAAGGAAGAGATCTGGAATTTACTTGCTAATGATTTCAAACCTAACTTTCTTTCTGAAATGGTGGATATAATTTCAATTGATGAACTGCCTGATGTTTTAAATACTTTGCTAGAGGGAAGAGCTAATAGAAGGTATGTAGTAAAGCACTAA
- a CDS encoding serine hydrolase domain-containing protein — MNSSFKIILLLFASTLSQQVFAQSTSDSIDLFIKEKMSKLKIPGLQLAIVKNNRLEKLSAYGLANIEHQVAVDSKSSFSINSMTKAFVGVAIMQLQEWGKLKVEDHISQYILDIPDDWKSITIRQLLSNTSGLPNNIDDKEQVLGDGTEGKNWEMVKKLPIQFKPGERFSYNQTGYYILGRIITKLSGKHFTKFIDDNQFKVATMSATEFGDSHDIIPNSAGAYSTIVNVAGNWINDGKLHNAFATFPLFFRTATGIISTSEDLAKWLIALQSGKLLNNKNSVQQMLTSVTLNDGHIDGFNRLTNGYALGWPTVVRDEHPAAAPVGGMRSALFVYPKDDLSIIVLTNLQGSNPEWFIDEIAGNYTCSTYTFLPSA; from the coding sequence ATGAATAGTTCTTTCAAGATCATTTTACTGCTATTTGCAAGCACATTGTCTCAGCAGGTTTTTGCGCAAAGTACTTCGGACAGCATTGATCTCTTCATAAAAGAGAAAATGTCCAAGTTAAAAATTCCTGGACTTCAACTTGCCATCGTAAAGAACAACAGGTTAGAGAAACTGTCCGCGTATGGTCTTGCCAATATTGAACATCAAGTTGCCGTTGATTCAAAAAGTTCATTCTCAATCAATTCCATGACAAAGGCCTTCGTGGGTGTAGCTATCATGCAATTACAGGAGTGGGGCAAGTTAAAGGTAGAAGACCACATCTCCCAATATATTTTAGATATTCCTGATGATTGGAAATCGATTACCATTAGGCAATTATTAAGCAATACTTCCGGACTTCCGAACAACATAGACGACAAAGAGCAGGTTCTTGGTGATGGCACAGAAGGGAAAAACTGGGAGATGGTAAAGAAATTACCGATACAATTCAAACCGGGGGAAAGGTTCAGCTATAATCAGACCGGATATTATATACTGGGAAGAATAATCACTAAATTAAGTGGTAAACATTTTACTAAATTTATTGACGATAATCAATTTAAGGTGGCAACGATGAGCGCAACAGAGTTCGGCGACTCCCATGACATCATACCCAATAGTGCAGGGGCATATTCTACAATTGTCAATGTGGCCGGTAATTGGATCAATGACGGCAAGCTGCATAATGCATTTGCCACTTTCCCACTCTTCTTCAGAACTGCAACTGGTATAATATCGACATCCGAGGACTTGGCCAAATGGCTGATTGCATTACAAAGCGGAAAGCTGTTGAATAATAAGAATAGCGTCCAGCAAATGTTAACTTCTGTAACTTTGAACGACGGTCATATTGATGGTTTTAATAGGCTCACTAATGGCTATGCTTTGGGCTGGCCGACCGTAGTCAGAGATGAACATCCCGCAGCTGCTCCTGTAGGTGGAATGCGCTCTGCATTATTTGTCTATCCTAAAGATGATCTGTCAATAATCGTTCTGACTAATCTTCAGGGTTCTAATCCGGAATGGTTCATTGATGAGATAGCAGGAAATTATACATGTTCAACATATACCTTTCTGCCATCTGCTTAG